The sequence below is a genomic window from Streptomyces sp. NBC_00582.
CACCAGGCGGCGGGCCATCCGCCCGCCCATGTTGCCGAGGCCGATGAAGCCCAGCGGCGTTGTGGTGCCGGTCATGCCGTTCCTCCGCTCTGAACACCGTTGAGGCGGCCATTCGGCGCGCCTCCGATGACCGCGACGAACTCGCCCATCGGGCCGTCGAGCCGCCGGTGGCGGTCGAGCACGGCCGGGTCGTGGCCGGGGACGAGGATCGCGTCGCGGTCCGCGATGAGCTGGTTCATGTGGTCGAATCCCCGGTACATCGCCTCGAGGTCGGCCACGACCAGGAACGGCAGGTCGCGCTCCAACTCCTCGTAGTAGTGCGTGGCGTCGGAGGCGAGCAGCACCAGGCCCTCGCTGGTGTTGACGGTGAGGATCGCCTGTCCGGGCGAGTGGCCGCCCAGCTCGATCAGCTCCACACCGGGGGCGATCTCCTTGTGGCCGTGGTGGAAGACCATGCGGCCCTGCTTGTGGACGGTCCGCAGATGGTCGATCTCGGTCTCTTCCACGGTGTGGTGGAACTGGAAGCGGCGCGCGCAGTCGCCGGTCCAGAAGTCGAACTCGGTCCGCGGCACGATCACTTGGGAGTCCTGGAACAGGTCCACGTTGCCCGCGTGGTCGTAGTGGGCGTGGGTGAGGACCACGGTGGCCTCGGCCGGCTCGACCCCCAGGCGGCTGAACGCCTCCCCGGGATGGATGAGGTGACCCCGGTTCCGGTTGCGCCCGCCGAGCTCGCTGTAGCCGGTGTCGACGACGATCGTGCGTCGCTCGTTGCGCACGATCCAGACGTAGTAGTCCATCCCGATGGGACCGTCCGGCTCGCCGTACAGGTGGTGGTTGAGGAAGACCTGACCACGGGTCGTCGTACGGGAGGCGTACCGCACGATGAGCACCTCGTACGTGTCGTCGGCGAGTGATGCGCTCACTGTCACCCCGTATGATTGTCGTACAATTACTGGCGCACGTTAGCGCAGACCAGGGGCTCGCGCAACGCCGAGACAGCCCCGCCATGCAGCTCCATGGCGGGTAACCGGCGAGACCTCTCTTGACCTCGGCCGTCATATCGTATGACAATCATGCGGCGCTGCTGGGAGCTTCCTTTCCGGCACGGCGCTACCAGACAAGGAGAACCGGGCAATGACCTATCTCGTCGGCTCCCACCACGTGACGCTGTCCGTGGGTGGTGCGCAGGAGGACGTGGACTTCCACACGCGAGTCCTGGGCATGCGCTTCATCAAGAAGACCGTGCTGTACGACGGTTCGACGCCGATCTACCACTTCTACTACTCCAACGCGAACGGCGATCCGTCGTCGGTGGTGACCACGTTCCCGTGGGCCCAGGCGGGGCTGTACGGCAAGCGGGGCACCAACCAGGCGCGCGAGGTTCTCCTCTCCGTTCCGGCCGGCTCCCTCGACTACTGGGTGAAGCGGCTGGGCGAGCACGACATCGAGGCCAGGCGCTTCGAGGCCCTCGGCCGGGGCCGGGTCGCGTTCCTCCACCCCTCCGGCATCGAATACGTCCTGGTCGGCAACGAGAACGACCCGCGCGAGGGCTTCTCCGGCAACGGCGTGTCCCCCGAGGCCGCCATCCACGGCATCCACGGCATGGGCATCCATGTGTACGACCAGGACCGCATGGTCGACTTCGGGAACGAGGCGTTCTTCTCCCAGGGCAAGGTCGAGGAGGACGGCGACCTGGCCTCCTTCCAGGTCGGCACCCAGGAGTACGGCAACTTCATCGAGCTGCGGGGGAACCGCTCCGACGAGCAGGGCACCTGGCGCTACGGCGCGGGCACCTACCACCACTTCGCCTGGAACCT
It includes:
- a CDS encoding N-acyl homoserine lactonase family protein, which encodes MSASLADDTYEVLIVRYASRTTTRGQVFLNHHLYGEPDGPIGMDYYVWIVRNERRTIVVDTGYSELGGRNRNRGHLIHPGEAFSRLGVEPAEATVVLTHAHYDHAGNVDLFQDSQVIVPRTEFDFWTGDCARRFQFHHTVEETEIDHLRTVHKQGRMVFHHGHKEIAPGVELIELGGHSPGQAILTVNTSEGLVLLASDATHYYEELERDLPFLVVADLEAMYRGFDHMNQLIADRDAILVPGHDPAVLDRHRRLDGPMGEFVAVIGGAPNGRLNGVQSGGTA